The Sorangiineae bacterium MSr11367 genome window below encodes:
- a CDS encoding BamA/TamA family outer membrane protein — translation MVAAFRLRYGALLGLLGFFVLLVSLTGCASVPKGRAAVDAVNIRGARGVDESDIAEKLATSPSPKFLSLFRGVVFDYELLDRFVLQRDLARVERFYRARGYYEARATAGQIIETGRGHIRVEVIVDEGLPVRIEHVTVEGIEALPPPVRDAALKAAAKRLPHDQPFAEDDLTTAEGDVRRALSDRGYAYAKVTRAAAVDMVRHAAKIVLSATPEKPARFGRMTIEGLGELPEAPVRRAMDIQEGEPYSEADLDSAQQAILELGVFASVEMKPDLRTPPPADHVVPVTVRVEPARLRTVRLGGGVEFDQLRADVHGLVGWESKNFLGGFRSFQVSLKPGLVFYPTRINNLVAPERFFPEEKLRAELRQPGFLEARTTGFVRPEFNVFPVLLNPDAKTPDPVLGYAEFRGAVGVDRTLWKLYAALSHNVQIDVPFMYQGSKDPTLSNVVVSYPELLTQLDFRDDAVHPRKGIFLGNDLQVAGLGGNVRDIRVQPEIRTYIPVASKGSFVTRLSVGFLFPSNYGDAVRDPARAQLPQDADRTRDLQVMFFRGFFSGGSTSNRGYPFRGVSPHAFVPFLNPETAAAQVQSACVPGSTDPNCTIPIGGFTLWEFQNELRFVIHGPLAGAVFCDMSDVSPQTVDIRLTHLHLSCGLGARYDTPVGPIRLDVGYRIPGLQVLGGRTRDEKTPQDLFGIPIAIAFGLGEAF, via the coding sequence ATGGTCGCGGCCTTCCGCTTGAGATACGGAGCCCTTCTCGGACTTCTCGGATTTTTCGTGCTGCTGGTGAGTCTGACCGGCTGCGCGTCGGTGCCAAAAGGTCGCGCGGCCGTCGATGCGGTGAACATCCGCGGCGCGCGCGGCGTCGACGAGTCCGACATCGCCGAAAAGCTCGCGACCAGCCCCAGCCCGAAATTTTTATCGCTCTTTCGTGGCGTCGTCTTCGATTACGAACTTCTCGATCGCTTCGTTTTGCAGCGCGATCTCGCGCGCGTGGAGCGCTTTTATCGCGCACGAGGCTACTACGAGGCCCGCGCCACGGCGGGTCAGATCATCGAGACCGGCAGAGGTCACATTCGTGTCGAGGTCATCGTCGACGAGGGCCTGCCCGTGCGCATCGAGCACGTCACCGTGGAGGGCATCGAGGCGCTCCCGCCACCGGTGCGCGATGCCGCGTTGAAGGCTGCCGCCAAGCGTTTGCCGCACGACCAGCCGTTTGCCGAAGACGATCTCACGACCGCCGAAGGCGATGTTCGTCGCGCGCTCAGCGATCGCGGATATGCTTACGCCAAGGTGACCCGCGCGGCGGCGGTGGACATGGTTCGCCATGCCGCCAAAATCGTCCTCAGCGCGACCCCGGAGAAGCCCGCACGTTTCGGCCGAATGACCATCGAGGGCCTGGGCGAGCTGCCCGAAGCCCCGGTGCGCCGCGCGATGGATATCCAGGAAGGAGAACCGTATTCCGAGGCCGATCTCGACAGCGCGCAGCAGGCTATTTTGGAATTGGGCGTTTTTGCCTCGGTGGAAATGAAACCGGATTTGCGCACGCCACCGCCGGCCGACCACGTGGTGCCGGTGACGGTCCGTGTCGAACCGGCCCGACTTCGCACCGTGCGGCTGGGCGGCGGCGTCGAATTCGACCAATTGCGGGCCGATGTCCACGGGCTCGTGGGCTGGGAGAGCAAGAACTTCCTCGGCGGGTTTCGAAGCTTCCAAGTGAGCTTGAAACCCGGCTTGGTCTTCTATCCGACCCGCATCAACAACCTGGTGGCCCCCGAGCGCTTCTTCCCCGAGGAAAAGCTGCGCGCCGAGCTGCGCCAACCCGGATTCCTCGAGGCGCGCACCACGGGGTTCGTTCGCCCCGAGTTCAATGTCTTTCCGGTGCTTCTGAATCCCGATGCCAAAACGCCCGATCCGGTATTGGGCTATGCCGAATTCCGCGGTGCGGTTGGCGTCGATCGCACGCTCTGGAAGCTTTATGCCGCGCTATCTCACAATGTGCAAATCGATGTACCGTTCATGTACCAAGGCTCGAAAGACCCGACCCTTTCCAACGTGGTGGTCAGCTACCCCGAGCTTTTGACCCAACTCGACTTTCGCGACGATGCCGTGCACCCGCGAAAAGGCATTTTCCTCGGAAACGATTTGCAGGTGGCCGGCCTCGGCGGCAACGTTCGCGATATCCGCGTGCAGCCCGAGATCCGCACGTACATTCCTGTGGCCTCGAAAGGCTCGTTCGTGACCCGACTCTCCGTAGGGTTCCTTTTCCCATCGAACTACGGAGACGCCGTGCGCGATCCTGCTCGCGCCCAATTGCCACAGGATGCCGATCGCACGCGCGATCTCCAGGTGATGTTCTTTCGAGGATTCTTCTCCGGCGGTTCCACCTCGAACCGCGGTTACCCGTTCCGTGGGGTGAGCCCGCATGCGTTCGTGCCCTTTTTGAACCCGGAGACCGCGGCGGCCCAAGTGCAGAGCGCATGCGTACCGGGATCCACAGACCCGAATTGCACCATTCCCATCGGTGGCTTCACGCTCTGGGAATTTCAGAACGAGCTGCGTTTCGTCATCCATGGCCCGCTGGCTGGGGCCGTCTTCTGTGACATGAGTGACGTCTCTCCTCAAACTGTGGACATTCGCCTCACGCACTTGCACCTCTCGTGCGGACTGGGCGCGCGTTACGACACACCGGTCGGCCCCATTCGATTGGACGTCGGCTATCGGATCCCCGGGCTTCAGGTGCTCGGCGGGCGAACGCGCGACGAAAAGACACCGCAGGACCTCTTCGGCATTCCAATTGCCATTGCTTTCGGCCTTGGAGAGGCGTTCTGA
- a CDS encoding LysR family transcriptional regulator — protein sequence MLHGAQQFFPQIEELEAFVRIAELGSLTAAAQRLRVPKSTLSRRLSRLEDGLGAQLLTRTTRKLHLTEVGAAYLERIAPALAHIDEANREAQGDRDTPRGHLRITAPNDLATTWLPPLIANFCARHPAVSIEVLVEARFMDLVGEGVDLAVRPAAELADSGLVARRISTTDLALWASARYLRRRGTPRVPADLERQIMGILGPPIARLTLRGPEGVRHTDVKTAIASNDPIFLRELALKDGGIVILPSMFARADLGLVRVLPDWAMRQVGLYLVHPAARVVPAKVRVFRDYLTKHAPDSTAYRALLRRWQMQR from the coding sequence ATGTTGCATGGGGCGCAACAATTCTTTCCGCAGATCGAAGAGCTCGAGGCCTTCGTGCGCATCGCCGAATTGGGCAGCCTCACCGCGGCTGCGCAGCGCCTTCGCGTGCCCAAGTCCACCCTGAGCCGGCGTCTCAGTCGCCTCGAAGATGGACTCGGCGCGCAGCTGCTCACGCGCACCACGCGCAAGCTGCATCTCACCGAAGTGGGCGCGGCGTACCTGGAACGAATTGCGCCGGCCCTGGCGCACATCGACGAGGCCAATCGCGAGGCGCAGGGCGATCGTGACACGCCCCGCGGTCATTTGCGCATCACGGCGCCGAATGATTTGGCCACCACCTGGCTGCCGCCGCTGATCGCCAACTTCTGCGCACGCCATCCGGCGGTGAGCATCGAGGTGCTCGTCGAAGCGCGCTTCATGGACCTCGTGGGCGAGGGCGTCGACCTCGCCGTGCGCCCCGCCGCGGAGCTGGCCGATTCGGGCCTCGTGGCGCGCCGCATTTCCACGACGGATCTCGCGCTATGGGCGAGCGCGCGTTACCTACGCCGCCGCGGCACGCCGCGCGTACCTGCGGATCTCGAGCGGCAGATCATGGGCATCCTCGGCCCGCCCATCGCACGCCTCACGCTGCGCGGACCGGAGGGCGTGCGCCACACCGATGTGAAAACGGCCATCGCGAGCAACGACCCCATCTTCCTGCGCGAGCTGGCGCTGAAGGACGGCGGCATCGTCATCCTGCCGTCGATGTTCGCGCGGGCCGACCTCGGGCTGGTGCGCGTGCTCCCGGATTGGGCCATGCGGCAGGTGGGCCTGTACCTCGTTCACCCGGCGGCCCGGGTGGTACCCGCCAAGGTGCGGGTGTTCCGGGACTACCTCACGAAGCACGCCCCCGACTCGACCGCCTACCGCGCGCTTCTGCGTCGTTGGCAAATGCAGCGGTAG
- a CDS encoding YceI family protein: MMLRYAAVAFVAVAFAAGCDNDPGKDKAKAQVSAPAAAQPVVTGATKLAFSSADGSKFSFVGAKVTRKHDGGFGKFSGTVDLVDSNPEKSKVTAEVDVGSLSTDEEKLTGHLKTPDFFDVAKFPTAKFTSTSIRAGGEKGASHTITGNLELHGVTKSITFPATIKVNGDQLDTDAEFAINRKDFGIVYPGKPDDLIKDEVLIKLAIRAKKAS, translated from the coding sequence ATGATGCTTCGATATGCCGCTGTAGCTTTCGTCGCGGTCGCGTTTGCGGCCGGGTGCGACAACGATCCGGGCAAGGACAAGGCGAAGGCGCAGGTATCCGCGCCGGCGGCGGCGCAACCGGTGGTCACCGGCGCGACGAAGCTCGCGTTCTCCAGCGCCGATGGGTCGAAGTTCTCGTTCGTCGGGGCCAAGGTGACGCGCAAGCACGATGGCGGCTTCGGCAAATTCTCGGGGACCGTCGACTTGGTCGACAGCAACCCCGAGAAGAGCAAGGTGACCGCCGAGGTCGACGTGGGATCCCTCTCCACCGACGAAGAGAAGCTCACCGGCCACCTGAAGACGCCGGACTTCTTCGACGTGGCGAAGTTTCCCACGGCGAAGTTCACGTCGACCTCCATCCGCGCCGGCGGCGAGAAGGGCGCATCGCACACCATCACGGGCAACCTGGAGCTCCACGGCGTGACCAAGTCGATCACGTTCCCCGCGACCATCAAGGTCAACGGCGATCAGCTCGACACCGATGCCGAGTTCGCGATCAACCGCAAAGACTTCGGCATCGTCTACCCCGGCAAGCCGGACGACTTGATCAAGGACGAAGTCCTTATCAAGCTCGCGATCCGCGCCAAGAAGGCGTCGTAG
- a CDS encoding YXWGXW repeat-containing protein — MMRRRGFVFVVLAWCTCVAGCGYARLPHPTYIRQTSTELVEVPYPPPPARVEFVPAKPRDEAVWVDGEWTWHGRRWAWKRGRWVIPASGTAFSPRALVRNDAGTLFAAEGRWRDVRTGREVAAPSELAVGKASPGDVVDPEGDPTATGQDLE; from the coding sequence ATGATGCGGCGTCGCGGCTTCGTATTCGTCGTGCTTGCATGGTGCACGTGTGTCGCCGGCTGCGGCTACGCGCGGCTTCCGCATCCCACGTACATTCGGCAAACCTCAACGGAGTTGGTCGAGGTTCCGTATCCTCCACCGCCCGCGCGCGTCGAGTTCGTACCCGCGAAGCCGCGCGATGAAGCGGTCTGGGTCGATGGCGAATGGACGTGGCACGGCCGGCGTTGGGCATGGAAACGCGGTCGATGGGTCATTCCTGCATCGGGCACGGCATTCTCGCCACGCGCCTTGGTTCGAAACGATGCGGGGACATTGTTCGCCGCCGAGGGACGATGGCGCGACGTGCGCACGGGACGCGAGGTCGCGGCGCCCTCGGAGCTGGCCGTTGGAAAGGCGAGCCCCGGCGACGTGGTCGATCCGGAGGGCGATCCGACGGCGACGGGTCAAGACCTCGAATAG
- a CDS encoding metallophosphoesterase — protein sequence MKSYAPLFVLSLIAAACSSSDDSGPSKPPPDDNKPTEREVAKFAPLSGPVKLTDAQTLVPKHAVEAQQSKPTSIDPAVLQQQLADGFGAFTTGPGEAIQVETPDGAAAPVPGGNPRKLTRFAHLADFQLADDESPTRVANVDGLTPDLSAAWRPQEGHECRVVNAVVRTVNRIHKDAPFDFVVLGGDNADSAQQNEVDWVLALLGGSDKLACDSGDANDPVAGSNNDGKDPFAPEGLDMPWYWVSGNHDVLIQGTLVVNDASIAQSKGSKPGVYGTRDYRLPGSPIVTDGELPADPKRAAMPRADLIERVLAHQGKSGPLAHGLGEYAKTSKKAYYEQDLGQSGIRLITIDSAAETGGAEGLLRKGDIEAFVKPALERAKKDKKWVLFASHHAAGSLTDGGSLGGTQQPDAVLAPEWEALLTANPHVIGHIAGHSHIHKVRHVAAAAPATNGYWEVRTSAIADYPHQFRTIEIWDEDNGYLSIRSVAVDYSTENDPVAEMGRTLGILDYTTHGVGAGQGSAKDRNVILWIKKPTF from the coding sequence ATGAAGTCTTACGCGCCCCTTTTCGTCTTGTCCCTCATTGCCGCCGCATGTTCCAGCAGTGACGACAGTGGTCCGTCGAAGCCGCCGCCGGATGACAATAAGCCGACCGAACGCGAGGTCGCCAAATTCGCGCCGCTTTCGGGGCCGGTGAAGCTCACCGATGCGCAAACCCTCGTGCCCAAGCACGCGGTGGAGGCGCAGCAGAGCAAGCCCACATCGATCGATCCGGCGGTGTTGCAACAGCAGCTTGCCGACGGCTTTGGCGCATTTACGACAGGGCCGGGGGAAGCGATTCAGGTGGAAACTCCGGATGGGGCGGCGGCGCCGGTGCCCGGGGGGAATCCGCGAAAGCTCACCCGGTTTGCCCACTTGGCGGATTTTCAACTTGCGGACGACGAGTCGCCGACGCGTGTGGCCAACGTCGATGGTCTCACACCGGATCTCAGCGCCGCCTGGCGTCCGCAGGAAGGTCACGAGTGCCGCGTGGTCAACGCCGTGGTCCGAACGGTAAACCGGATTCACAAGGATGCGCCGTTCGACTTCGTGGTGCTCGGTGGCGACAATGCGGATAGCGCTCAGCAAAACGAAGTCGATTGGGTACTTGCACTGCTAGGTGGATCGGACAAGCTGGCCTGTGACTCGGGCGACGCCAACGATCCGGTGGCCGGGTCGAACAACGATGGCAAAGATCCGTTTGCGCCCGAGGGGCTCGATATGCCCTGGTACTGGGTGTCGGGCAACCACGATGTATTGATTCAGGGGACCTTGGTGGTCAATGATGCTTCGATCGCGCAGTCGAAGGGCTCCAAGCCGGGGGTGTACGGCACACGCGATTACCGATTGCCGGGCAGTCCGATCGTCACCGACGGTGAGCTGCCCGCCGATCCGAAACGCGCGGCCATGCCCCGGGCGGACTTGATCGAGCGGGTGCTGGCACACCAGGGGAAGTCGGGGCCACTGGCCCATGGGCTCGGGGAATACGCGAAGACCTCGAAAAAAGCGTATTACGAGCAAGATCTCGGGCAGTCGGGAATACGGCTCATCACCATCGATTCGGCGGCGGAGACCGGAGGCGCCGAAGGGTTGCTGCGCAAGGGCGATATCGAGGCGTTCGTGAAGCCGGCGCTCGAGCGGGCGAAGAAGGACAAGAAATGGGTGCTCTTTGCCTCGCACCATGCGGCGGGGAGTCTCACGGACGGGGGCAGTCTCGGCGGGACGCAGCAGCCGGACGCGGTTTTGGCGCCGGAGTGGGAGGCACTGCTGACGGCGAATCCGCACGTCATCGGGCACATTGCGGGGCATTCGCACATTCACAAGGTGCGGCACGTGGCGGCGGCAGCTCCGGCGACCAATGGCTATTGGGAAGTGCGGACGTCGGCGATTGCCGACTATCCGCACCAATTCCGGACCATCGAAATATGGGACGAGGACAATGGCTATTTGTCGATTCGCTCCGTCGCGGTGGATTATTCGACCGAGAACGATCCCGTGGCCGAAATGGGCCGCACGTTGGGGATTCTCGATTATACGACCCACGGCGTCGGGGCCGGGCAGGGGTCCGCGAAGGATCGAAATGTGATCCTTTGGATCAAGAAGCCGACTTTTTGA
- a CDS encoding GFA family protein — protein sequence MKLEGSCQCGKVTYRIDSDTPYPFMYCFCSICRKTSGALTCNIMGKRDTLKIRGERHLKKYRAVMREKGQKPHRSEGERWFCGKCGTHLWVADKRWPEGIWPNAAAVDTELPEPPENVRMMLAFKPKWVPAPGEGPTFKRYPKVSIADWHAQHGLSGEPSKPRKPRKSPKAP from the coding sequence ATGAAACTCGAAGGCTCGTGCCAGTGTGGCAAGGTCACCTACCGCATCGATTCGGATACGCCGTATCCGTTCATGTATTGCTTCTGTTCCATCTGCCGCAAGACCTCGGGCGCGCTCACCTGCAACATCATGGGCAAGCGCGACACGCTGAAGATCCGCGGCGAGCGCCATTTGAAGAAGTACCGCGCGGTGATGCGCGAAAAAGGCCAAAAGCCGCACCGCAGTGAGGGCGAACGCTGGTTCTGCGGCAAATGCGGCACGCACCTCTGGGTCGCCGACAAGCGCTGGCCCGAAGGCATCTGGCCCAACGCGGCCGCCGTCGACACCGAGCTCCCCGAGCCCCCCGAGAACGTGCGCATGATGCTCGCCTTCAAGCCGAAGTGGGTCCCCGCCCCCGGCGAGGGCCCCACGTTCAAACGCTACCCCAAGGTATCCATCGCCGATTGGCACGCGCAGCACGGCCTCTCGGGCGAACCGAGCAAACCACGCAAACCACGCAAGTCCCCAAAAGCCCCCTAG
- a CDS encoding dioxygenase, whose amino-acid sequence MPVAFVGHGAPSLALDAEKGAELSAWAMQLPRRPRAVLVVSAHWEDAPVTLSSTRNGTPLVYDFYGFPEALYQVRHDAPAAPELASEVTKRLAAWEPRTSDRGLDHGAWTVLTHLDRGAELPTLQLSMPHSASLPQLLALGRALSPLRDEDVWILGSGNITHNLRRLDRHGAGAPVAWAAEFDAWTAQALSSGDLDALVDPKRAPGWALAHPTPDHYRPLLVAAGAAGDDVTKVRFPIVGFEFGSLSRRSVEFG is encoded by the coding sequence ATGCCAGTCGCATTCGTGGGTCACGGTGCGCCGTCGCTCGCACTCGACGCCGAGAAGGGCGCGGAGCTTTCCGCGTGGGCCATGCAGTTGCCGCGTCGCCCTCGTGCGGTGCTCGTGGTGTCGGCCCACTGGGAGGACGCCCCGGTGACCTTGTCGTCGACGCGGAACGGAACGCCGCTCGTGTACGATTTTTACGGGTTCCCCGAGGCACTGTACCAAGTGCGGCACGATGCGCCGGCGGCGCCCGAGCTCGCCAGCGAGGTGACGAAGCGCCTCGCGGCCTGGGAGCCACGAACGAGCGATCGCGGGCTCGACCATGGCGCGTGGACCGTGCTGACGCATCTGGATCGGGGGGCGGAGCTGCCGACGTTGCAGCTCTCGATGCCCCACTCGGCGAGTTTGCCGCAGCTCTTGGCCCTAGGCCGCGCTCTTTCGCCGTTGCGTGACGAGGACGTGTGGATTCTGGGGAGCGGGAATATTACGCACAACCTCCGGCGTCTTGATCGCCATGGTGCGGGTGCGCCTGTGGCATGGGCTGCGGAATTCGACGCATGGACGGCGCAAGCCCTCTCGTCCGGTGACCTGGACGCTCTGGTCGATCCCAAACGAGCACCCGGTTGGGCTCTGGCGCACCCGACACCGGATCATTACCGGCCGCTCCTGGTCGCTGCGGGTGCGGCCGGGGACGATGTTACAAAGGTTCGTTTCCCAATCGTAGGATTCGAGTTCGGTAGTCTGAGCCGCCGTTCGGTGGAATTCGGGTAG
- a CDS encoding TetR/AcrR family transcriptional regulator, producing MVYRKQGAAPDVPARPRGRPRDEQIDEHILDAALALLDETEYSRVTLDAVAARAGVHRPAIYRRWPTKQHLIIDTFARGLGLAPAPDTGDTRRDLVEGVSTLSHAFSGPFGRALGALVADLARDRELLALFRRRVFDVRRASMVKALERGIQRGDIDPHVDIELVLDLLAAPLYYRVLFQHGPATKKVAQALVDHVLRSIRVSPASSRAPLR from the coding sequence ATGGTGTACCGAAAACAAGGTGCCGCGCCCGACGTGCCCGCACGCCCCCGCGGACGTCCGCGCGACGAGCAAATCGACGAGCACATCCTCGATGCCGCTCTCGCCCTGCTCGATGAGACCGAATACAGCCGCGTCACCCTCGACGCCGTGGCCGCCCGCGCCGGCGTGCACCGTCCGGCCATCTACCGCCGCTGGCCCACCAAGCAGCACCTGATCATCGACACCTTCGCGCGCGGCCTCGGCCTCGCCCCCGCACCGGACACCGGCGACACCCGCCGCGATCTCGTCGAAGGCGTCTCCACCTTGAGCCACGCCTTCTCGGGCCCATTCGGTCGCGCCCTGGGCGCACTCGTCGCCGATCTGGCACGCGATCGCGAGCTCCTCGCGCTCTTCCGCCGCCGCGTCTTCGACGTGCGCCGCGCCTCCATGGTGAAAGCGCTGGAGCGCGGCATCCAGCGCGGCGACATCGACCCCCACGTCGACATCGAACTCGTGCTCGACCTACTTGCCGCGCCCCTTTACTACCGCGTGCTCTTCCAGCACGGCCCGGCCACCAAAAAGGTGGCCCAGGCCCTGGTCGATCACGTACTTCGCAGCATCCGCGTCAGCCCTGCTTCGTCGCGAGCCCCCCTCCGGTAG
- a CDS encoding VOC family protein, with amino-acid sequence MHDIGWTHVALTTRDLRKSVAFYEQYADMHAVHERKDDGEKGTRVAWLTDARRAFVLVLIEEPADPGRLSGLTHLGIGCASRELVDQRLARAREEGLHTEGPHDSGYPVGYWAFIRDPDGHNLELSYGQEIGLTLARAGGE; translated from the coding sequence ATGCACGACATCGGCTGGACACACGTGGCGCTCACCACGCGCGATCTGCGCAAGAGCGTGGCATTCTACGAGCAATACGCAGACATGCACGCGGTGCACGAGCGCAAGGACGACGGGGAGAAGGGCACACGGGTCGCATGGCTCACGGACGCGCGGCGCGCCTTCGTGCTCGTTCTCATCGAGGAGCCGGCCGATCCAGGCCGGCTGAGCGGTCTTACGCACCTGGGCATCGGGTGCGCGAGCCGCGAGCTCGTCGACCAGCGCCTGGCACGCGCGAGGGAGGAAGGCCTGCACACCGAGGGCCCGCACGACAGCGGCTACCCCGTCGGCTACTGGGCCTTCATCCGCGATCCCGACGGGCACAACCTGGAGCTTTCCTATGGCCAGGAGATCGGCCTGACCCTCGCGCGCGCCGGCGGCGAATGA
- the htpG gene encoding molecular chaperone HtpG has protein sequence MTDTNPTPQSTASTASEGKKSLPFQAEVAQVLKLVIHSLYSHKEIFLRELVSNASDALDKLRFRNLTEPELMGNDPRLEITIAPDKEKGVLVIRDTGIGMSESELIENLGTVAHSGSRAFIEQLSKAGTAKDVNLIGQFGVGFYSAYLVADRVEVITRAAGPGQRALLWSSDAQSTFTIEPTTRAERGTEIILHLRPEHKDFLDEWRIRDLVGRYSDYVAYPIKLEKKAEKDEKPEEPEQINRANALWQRPKSEITDAQYDELYKHLTHDFETPIARTHFKVEGTQEFAGLLFIPRRPPFDMYDGRKPRGVRLFVKRVFIMDDVEEVLPPWLRFMRGVIDSDDLPLNVSRELLQDSTILHAIKKQITKKTLDLLEEMAKEKKDDYETVWKNFGQVLKEGLALDSEYKERIAPLLRYGSSNGDGLVSLADYVGRMKEGQEGIYYLFGESTASLQNSPYLETLTSRGYEVLLMSDPVDEWAAEGLREFQGKPLVSAMRTDLKLPLDEEQKKTKEEASERLQPLILRMVKVLHDRVREVKVSDRLTNTPSCLVLPDGGTPAFMERLLKERGRGIQHAKRIFEINATHPIIESLASLVQKDAESPKIDEWIDILYDQALLTEGATIDDPNRLARRIASLLTELATGGGLATKQG, from the coding sequence ATGACCGATACGAACCCGACCCCCCAATCCACCGCCTCCACCGCGAGTGAGGGCAAGAAGAGTCTCCCGTTCCAAGCGGAGGTGGCTCAGGTCCTCAAGCTCGTCATCCACTCGCTGTACAGCCACAAAGAGATCTTCTTGCGTGAGCTCGTTTCGAACGCGTCCGACGCGCTCGACAAGCTCCGTTTCCGCAATTTGACCGAGCCCGAATTGATGGGCAACGACCCCCGGCTCGAGATCACCATCGCGCCGGACAAAGAAAAGGGCGTGCTCGTCATCCGCGACACCGGCATCGGCATGTCCGAGTCGGAGCTCATCGAGAACCTGGGCACCGTCGCCCACTCGGGCTCGCGGGCCTTCATCGAGCAGCTTTCCAAAGCGGGCACCGCGAAAGACGTCAATCTCATCGGCCAGTTCGGTGTCGGCTTCTACAGCGCGTACCTGGTGGCGGACCGTGTCGAGGTCATCACCCGCGCCGCCGGGCCCGGCCAGCGCGCCCTCCTCTGGTCGTCGGATGCGCAGAGCACCTTCACCATCGAGCCGACCACCCGCGCCGAGCGCGGCACGGAAATCATCCTTCACCTGCGCCCCGAGCACAAAGACTTCCTCGACGAGTGGCGCATTCGTGACTTGGTGGGCCGCTATTCCGATTACGTCGCCTACCCCATCAAGCTGGAAAAGAAGGCCGAGAAGGACGAAAAGCCAGAAGAGCCCGAGCAGATCAACCGCGCCAACGCACTGTGGCAGCGCCCCAAGTCCGAAATCACAGATGCGCAGTACGACGAGCTCTACAAGCATCTGACGCACGACTTCGAGACGCCCATCGCGCGCACGCACTTCAAGGTGGAGGGCACGCAGGAGTTCGCGGGCCTCTTGTTCATCCCGCGCCGCCCGCCGTTCGATATGTACGACGGCCGCAAACCCCGCGGCGTGCGCCTCTTCGTGAAGCGCGTCTTCATCATGGACGACGTGGAGGAGGTGCTTCCGCCGTGGCTCCGCTTCATGCGCGGCGTCATCGATTCGGACGACCTGCCCCTCAACGTCTCGCGCGAGCTGCTGCAAGACTCGACCATCCTTCACGCGATCAAAAAGCAGATCACCAAGAAGACGCTCGATCTGCTCGAGGAAATGGCCAAAGAAAAGAAAGACGATTACGAGACCGTCTGGAAGAACTTCGGCCAAGTTCTCAAAGAGGGACTGGCGCTGGACAGCGAATACAAAGAGCGCATCGCGCCGCTTCTGCGCTACGGGAGCTCCAACGGCGACGGCCTGGTGTCGCTCGCCGACTACGTGGGCCGCATGAAGGAGGGCCAGGAGGGCATTTATTACCTCTTTGGAGAGTCCACGGCGTCGCTGCAGAATTCGCCGTACTTGGAGACGTTGACCTCGCGCGGGTACGAGGTGCTCTTGATGAGCGATCCCGTCGACGAGTGGGCGGCCGAGGGGCTTCGCGAGTTCCAGGGCAAGCCGCTGGTGTCGGCGATGCGGACGGATTTGAAGCTGCCGCTGGACGAAGAGCAGAAGAAGACCAAGGAAGAGGCCTCGGAGCGACTGCAGCCACTCATCTTGCGCATGGTCAAGGTGCTGCACGACCGGGTGCGCGAGGTGAAGGTGTCGGACCGCCTCACGAACACGCCGTCGTGCCTGGTCCTGCCCGACGGGGGCACCCCCGCCTTCATGGAGCGCCTGCTCAAGGAGCGCGGACGGGGGATCCAGCACGCGAAGCGCATTTTCGAGATCAATGCGACGCACCCCATCATCGAGTCGCTCGCCTCGCTGGTGCAGAAAGACGCCGAGTCGCCGAAGATCGACGAGTGGATCGACATCCTCTACGACCAGGCGCTGCTCACCGAGGGCGCCACCATCGACGATCCGAACCGGCTGGCGCGGCGCATCGCATCGCTGCTCACCGAGCTTGCTACCGGAGGGGGGCTCGCGACGAAGCAGGGCTGA
- a CDS encoding glutathione S-transferase family protein gives MKLYFSPYSYNARKALMTALQLGLSPEVRHVDLMKLEQRQPELLGLNPNGKVPVLVEDDFVLNESHAIMAYLADRTPGQTLYPTDLRARADVNRWLFWSSNHWGVAISMINWEKVVKKLIAAGDPDPAQIARGEMLFRDFAKVLDAHLANREWISGNALSLSDIAIACPLMVAARAEVPVAEFPNIEAWFARVQALDAWKRSAG, from the coding sequence GTGAAACTCTATTTTTCTCCGTACTCGTACAACGCCCGGAAGGCCCTCATGACCGCGTTGCAGCTCGGACTCTCGCCCGAGGTCCGCCACGTGGATCTCATGAAATTGGAGCAGCGCCAACCCGAGCTGCTCGGGCTGAACCCGAATGGCAAGGTGCCGGTGTTGGTCGAGGACGATTTCGTCTTGAACGAGTCGCACGCCATCATGGCCTATCTGGCCGACAGGACGCCGGGCCAAACACTCTATCCGACGGACCTCCGCGCTCGCGCGGACGTGAATCGGTGGTTGTTCTGGAGTTCGAATCATTGGGGCGTGGCGATATCGATGATCAATTGGGAAAAGGTGGTCAAAAAGCTCATTGCGGCAGGCGACCCGGATCCCGCGCAGATTGCCCGTGGCGAAATGCTGTTTCGCGACTTCGCCAAGGTGCTCGATGCGCATCTCGCCAACCGAGAATGGATAAGTGGGAATGCCTTGTCCCTTTCGGATATCGCGATTGCCTGTCCGCTGATGGTCGCGGCTCGGGCCGAGGTGCCGGTGGCGGAGTTTCCGAACATCGAAGCATGGTTCGCGCGCGTGCAAGCGCTCGATGCGTGGAAGCGAAGCGCAGGGTGA